DNA from Parvularcula marina:
ATCCGGGTGATGATATTCCGTTCCTGAAAGCCGCCTGGCACTATGCAAGAGGTGAAGCGCTGGCCAGCATGGCCCGCACCGACGATGCACGCGCAGAGGCTGCCGCGATTGCAAGCATTGCCGCAAATACCGATTTCAGTGAACTGATCGGTGGCGGCGTTCCCGCGGATGGCGTCCTTGAAGTCAGCCGCCTGACGATTCTTGCGCGCGCGGCCGCAGCGGAAGGCGATTATGAAACCGCCGTTGAGGCGATGGAGCGCGCCGTCATTCTGCAGGACGGCTTTCCTTACATGGAGCCGCCCTTCTGGTATTATCCTTCGAAACAGACTCTGGCGGCAATGGTTCTCCTGACCGGAGATCACGACCGGGCTCGCCAGCTCTTCCATGAAACGCTCGTTCAGTCTCCCAATAATGCGTGGGCATTATTCGGCCTTGCTGAGGCCTATCGACGCGAAGGTGAGCGGTCTGGCGCAAAGCTTGCCGACAAGCTTTTCAAAGACGCCTGGCTTGGAGAACGCGGGACCAGACCGAAATTGATGCATCTCTGATCGAGCGCATGATCTCCTTCTTGCGTCGAGGCCCGAACAGCGCTCGCATATGCTTATGCGTCTTTTTAGCCTGACCATCATTGCGTGCCTTACGGCTGGCTGCACTCTTCTGAAGCCGGTGCCCGGCTGGCAGCCAGAACGCCCCGTTGTCATCGGGTCGACCAGCTATGACTGGAGCGTGCCGCTCCTGACTGATGCGGTGGTGGACACGATCGACTTTGAAGGTGGCGCCATCATCCGTGTGGAACCCAAGCTGGAGAAGACATCGATCCTGTTTGCAGGACCTCAAGGACGATATGTTGTTGAGATCGAGACCGTCGCGCCGAACACATCTACCGTCACGCTTGGCTACCCGCAGGATTCAATAGGCGCGACGCCGGAAATCGCCGACGGGTTTTTCGCATCGCTCGAGAAACGCCTCGGCATGGTGAACTAGTCGAGTAGCAACCGGCGGATCGCCGCCAGTTCCGTCTCGAATGCTTCCGTGCCCGGAGAGACAAGCTCGACATGCCCGCCAGGCACCTCAACGAAATGTGCTTCATCCCCTGAAAGGTCAGCCTTCAATGTCCATTGCTCGCCCAGAATGGACGGCGCGATGCGATCCCGCGCACCATTGATGCTGACCTGAATCGTGCCGAGCGGCAGGAGATTGACTGGTGAGGTTTCGGAGAACCCGTTCGGGCCTTCAAGCCTGTCCTTGATATCGGCAAGGCAGGATTTGAGGGTCAGCGGTTCGGACGCTTCAAGATCGGCAAGCCCGCCGGAATTAACGACACCGTAGAGGCGTGCAGGATCTTCCGTGTAAAGCGCGCTTGATGACGGCAGGCGATGCCGCCCCGCCGCCCAGATCGCCAGATGACCACCCGCCGAGTGACCAAATGCAACGATTTTTGACGTATCAAGACCGAATTCGCCCCCGCGCTCCATCAGCGCATCGGCGGCGCGCCCGACATCGAGGAAAGTGCCGGGATAGCCGCCCCCCTCCTCATCGACGCCACGATATTCGATGTTCCAGACTGCAATTCCCGCTGCACGCAGGGCTTCGGCCGAGTAATTCATCAGAGTACGGTCGGCGATGGCCTTCTGCCAGCAGCCGCCATGGATCATCAGGACAACCGGGTGTGGTCCCTCGCCCTCCGGCAGCCAGAGATCGACAATATCGGTGTCGCCGTCGCCAATCCGTATAGATTGCGTCGGTGCAGGCAATGGGCGACCCAGAAGGTCCGGCCAGCTCATCAATGGCGCATCATCGCGCAAATCGGCTTGCGGTGGGCTGATCACTGGCGGCACGCCTGCATGAGCAGAAACGACGAGCAAGAGCGGCAGGAGAGCCGAGCCAAGGATACGCCTCACGCCTTGCGCCGTCCGAATTTGATCAGCAGCCAGAGGACAAGGATCGAAGCCGCCGCAAAGCCGATCTGGATAAGAAGACTGCCGCCTGCATCCCCTCTGCCGCCCGCATCGATCGAGGAGGTGCCCACTCGCTCACCACCGGCGGTGCCCGTATCGGCGCCGGAAAGATTCGCGATCAGCCCGCTCCATTTATCCGCAAGATCGGCGATAGCGGCGAGCGCCATATTACCGCCCGAGCGCAACAGCGCATCGGTATCAACCCCCATATGGTCTTTGAGAATATCGAGCGAGGTCAACCCCAGCGTGCCGAGCGCAGCCAGCAGCATGAAAAGCCGGACGATGAAAGAAAACATGGGACGCCTCCCGTTGTGACGCCTTAAGAGTCGCATCCGGACGGGCGCGCGTCAATCGTGACCCGGCCCCCGCGACCCTGTAAGGCGGTCTGATGACGACGAGTTTCCCCTCCTCTTTTGACGATTGTGTGGCACGCGACCGGGACGACCCTTTGGCCGAGCGGCGCGATCTTTTCGCATTGCCTGATGGGCTTCTTTATCTAGACGGTCATTCGTTGGGCCCGGCGACGCACAAGGCGCTGGCCCGGCTGGAACAGGCAGCAAAAGACGAATGGGCCCAAGGGCTTATCAGGTCGTGGAATGATGCGGGCTGGATCGATCTTGCACGGGACACCGGCGCCCGGATCGCAAGGCTGATCGGCGCCGGACCGGACGAAGTGCTGGTCTGCGATTCGGTCTCGACCAATCTCTTCAAGCTCGCCGCTGCTGCGCGGGACCTATCGGCCTCCCCCACTCTGATTATCGAGGAGGACGAGTTCCCGACGGACCAGTATATCGCCGAGGGGCTTGCGCAACTAACGAAGTCCAATTTGCTTCGTGTACGGCCCGATGAGGGGCTCCAGCGGCTGGCCGAGACCGGCGGGATCCTGATCCGCAGTGCAGTCAATTACCGAACCGCAGCGGTTGCAGATATGAAGGAGGCTGAAAAGGTCGCGGACCTTTCCGGCGGGGTGATCGTCTGGGATCTCAGCCATGCGACGGGGGTTCTGGCGCTAGATATGTCGATTGCGCGACTGGCGGCAGGGTGTACGTATAAATATCTCAATGGCGGCCCCGGCGCACCCGCCTTTATTTATGTGCGGCAGGATGTGGCGAACCGGATCACAAGTCCGCTCCCCGGCTGGATGGGACATAAATCCCCATTCAACTTTGCCAGTCATTATGAGCCGGCAGACGGCGTCGCCCGCTTTGCAAATGGCACACCGCCTATCCTGTCGCTTTCAGCGCTCGCAGCTGCGCTTGATGCGTTTGAAGGGATCACACCCGCAGAGCTTGAAGCGAAAGCCAGAGCTTTGGGAGACTTCTGCCTGTCGCTGGCGGAAAAGATCGGCCTACAGAGCAGCTCACCTGCCATAAGCACGCGCCGGGGCGGTCATGTCACGCTTCATCATGAAAATGGCTATGCCATCATTCAGGCACTTATCGCTCGCGGGATCATCGGTGATTTTCGGTCACCCGATGCCATGCGGTTCGGGTTTTCTCCCCTTTATACAGGCTTTGCGGATGTCTGGCGCGCCATGGACGCGCTCGGAGATGTGCTGAAGACCGGAGAATGGGACAGCCCCACCTTCCTCGCGCGCGCAAAAGTGACGTAATTGCGGCCTACGGAACTGTTAGCATCACCGCGCGGAACGGCAGCCGCGACTTCACGTTTTCTTCTTGTTGACAGACATGGAGGCGAACGATGTTCGACCGGAGAATACTGCTTGTGACCGCGGCGTCGCTTTCCCTTGCCGCATGTGGCGATAACGCTTCGACCGAGGCCGACTTTGCTGAGAATGATGTCGAGGACCAGAAGGCCCCGACCGAGGATATGACGGCGGTAGAACCCGCCTTTGTCCGTGCCGACAGCATCGATATCGAGGACCAGCTTGATGGCGCGACGAGTTCGGAAGACCTCTTCGAAGACGATCATCCCGTTATGCTTGCCTATGTGCGGGATACGGATGATGTCGAAGAACTGGTCAATGAGAAATTCGAGGAAGCCGACCGTGACGGCAATGGCGAACTCGATGATCGCGAATATCTGACCGTCGCCGTGGCCCTTGGCCAGTCTTATACGGAGCCAACTGTACCGCTGGTACCGATGGATGAAACGGGTGATGTGACGGATGAAACCGAGACGGCCGAAGCCGATACGGAAGAAGCCGAAGCTGAACCCGTCTCCGTCGAAGGCTGGCGCGTCGCCAGCCACACCGAATTCCGCGATGCCGTTGCCGGTGAAAACGAAGCTGTTGAACGCAGCGAGCTTCGCGAGGCCCTGATGGCCCGGTTCGAAGCGGCGGATACGGATGACAGTGGCGCCCTTGATGAAGAAGAGTTCGAGATGTTCTCCTTCTACGCCCGAGCGGTGCCGAGTTCGGTCTAAGCCCTGAATGCCCCCTTAAAGGCGAGGCCCAGAGCCTCGCCTTTTTCATATTGCGATCCCTCCCCGTCTGCCGCAAATCCGGGAGATGATCGGCTTCCTCAAGCAGAATTTCCGCTGGATTGCTGGCGGCGCCTTGCTGACCTTCGCGTCGAGCTTCGGGCAGACCTTTTTCGTCTCAGGGGCCAGTGCCGAATGGCGGGCGCTCTTTGGGCTGAGTGATGGCCAGTTCGGCACGCTATACATGATTGCGACGCTGTGCAGCGCACTGTCGTTGCCCTTTATCGGCCGACTGGTCGATGTCTGGCCTGAGCACAAGGTCATCATGCTGACCATCCCGGTGCTGGCCTTTGCCTGTCTGCTCGCCGCCTATGCGCCCAACGTGCTGGTCCTGGGGTTTGCGATCTATCTATTGCGGCTCTTTGGCCAGGGGATGATGAGCCATATCGCGATCACCGCGACGGGACGGTGGTTTGCCGCCCAGCGCGGGCGCGCCATGTCGCTGGTCGTGCTCGGCCATCAGGGCGGCGAAGCGATCCTCCCGTCCCTTTACGTGGCGATCTCACTGGCAGCCGGATGGCAGATGGCGTGGACACTTGGCGCAGGCGCGCTCCTGCTTATTGCCCTGCCAATCGCGGTCACCGCTTTCCGGGTACCGCGAACGCCGCGAGGACATGCGCCGGAGATCGAGACCGAGGCCCGCAACTGGACTCGCGCGGAAGCCTTACGCGACCCGATCTTCTGGGTCCTTTTAATGGGTGTCCTTGCCCCGCCCTTTATCGGCACAACGATTTTCTTCCATCAGGATTACCTGACCGCTTATCGCGGCTGGCCGGCCGCCCTTTTTGCGACGGGCTTTACCGCCATGGCACTGACGACAGTCTGTTTCGCGCTTATCTGTGGGGCGTTGATCGATCGCTTCGGGGCAAGGCGCATCCTGCCGTTCTTCCTGATCCCCCTGTCGAGCGCGTGTTTCTCTGCCTCAGTGATCGAAAGCGGGACCGGGCTTTATGTCTTCATGATCCTGCTGGGGGTCAGTTACGGCTTCTCCTCGACCCTGTTCGGTAGTCTGTGGCCGGAGATTTACGGCACGAAACATTTAGGCGCGATCCGCTCGGTGATGATGCCCTTCATGGTCTTTGCGACCGCCGCAGGCCCCGGCATCACCGGCACGCTGATTGATCGCGGCGTCTCGCTGCCAACCCAACTGTTAGCGATGGGCAGTTATTGCCTCATCGCCTGCGTGATCATGGGGTTTGCCTCATGGCGCCTGCGTCACAGGTAAGAACGCTCAGTCGCCGTCCTTTTTGACAACCGCTGCCTCGATCTTCGAGACCTTGTTGTATTGTGCGAAGAGTACGATCCACAGCTCGCATGTGACACGCCAAACCAGCACGCCGACAACATAGCCGAAACAGGTCAATAGCAGACCAGAAAATCCTGCCCCGAAACTTAGCCGGAACGCCGCCAGCGCTGCGAACAAGGACCCCAAAGCACCGAGCGTGATGAAGATAAGTCCGATGTAATACAAAAGTTTGATGAGCCCTTCGCCCATCAGCTTGTCGAAACTCAGCAGCTTACCGATCATGACAAAAACTCCCTCTAAAGCCGTCAGCTCTAGAGGGAGTCGTTTCGATTACAAAAAGAGGAAATCCGTAAAACCGATCAGTCGTCGATCTTGCGGAAACTCTTGATCTTTGTCGGATTCTTGGGCGGCTCGCCCTTATGGATCGCGTGAACAGCATCCATGCCTTCGACCACACGGCCCCAGGCAGTATACTGATTATCAAGGAAGGTCGCATCATCAATGCAGATGAAGAACTGGCTCGACGCCGAGTTCGGATCCTGCGCGCGCGCCATAGAGCAGACGCCCTCGACATGCGGGGTGTCGTTGAATTCAGCCGGAATGTTCTCATCCGCGCCGCCCATGCCATTGCCGTCCGGGCAACCGCCCTGGGCCATGAAGCCGTCAATGACGCGGTGGAAAGTCAGGCCGTCATAGAAGCCGTCTTCTGCAAGACGTGCGATCTGTTCAACGTGTTTCGGCGCCTTGTCATCGAACGCCTCGATGATCACGTCGCCGGTTTCAAGTTCAAGTTTGAGTTTGGTCATTCTGTGAGTTCGCCATTGATTCGGATGGGCACGTCGATACCGCAAGCCTCTCGGACATAGCCATTCGACGTCACGCGAAGGCTGGTCGTGAGATACTTCTCGAAGGTATCGGACGCAGGGTTTAGATATTCGACTGTCTGCTGTTCCGCCGCTGGCAATTGCCGCATCATCCGCATCCGGACGATAGGTGTCGGCCGTACAGGCGGCTCACCACGCGAGATCCGCTTAGCATGCTGGAAGCCGCTGACGACTTTGCCCCAGACCGTATAGCCCTGATCCAGCGAGCCGCGGCGGTCGCCATACATGATGAAGAACTGGCTGTTCGCGCTGTTCGGTGATTGCGCGCGCGCCATAGACATGACGCCCTGACAATGGAGGCCCCAAAGGGCGTAGACGTCATTATTGAGGAATTTCGGCAGAGTCGGCGGCTGGGTGCCAACCGGAACAACGCCGACAAAACCGATCTGTGCGGCGCGGTCATCCCGGCCGATAATCGCGACGTTCGAAACATGCGCTGCATCCTGCGCAAATTCGCCGGCAATGTCCGGCAGCTCAGAGCCGCCTGTGCCGGTGCCCGTCGGATCCCCGCCTTGCGCCATGAAGCCGTCAATCACGCGGTGGAAGATCGTGCCGTTGTAGAAGCCCTGGCTGGTCAAAGTGCGAACGCGCTCAATATGGTTTGGCGCCAGCTCCGGCTGCATCGCGATGATCATCGGCCCCGAAGGCAGGTCCATCACGACCAGATTGTCGGGATTGATGGTGATCCAGTCGCTCTGCGGCGCCTGTTCGACCATCTCACGCAGGGATTGCTGGGGCGTATTTGATTGCGCCACCGAAACGGCCGGCAGGAAAGCCATAAGGGCGGCAGCGCCAGCCATGGCCATAAGCTTATTTCTCGACAAGGGATGCCCTTTCGTCCTGATCAGGAAGTGGGATAGCGGATTGGACGCGCGGCGCAAAGACGCTGCGTCCTAAATCGTTGGAGAGGCAAAAATACCGATTCTGGCTCGGATTAGATAGCGAGGTCGCCGCAGGGTCCGGTATCCGCCAGCAGATCGCCCGCCGCTTTGTCATTCCGGTCTTCCCAATCAAGGAGGACGACGAATGGGATTGCTGGATGGAAGAACGGTCATCATCACGGGCGCAAGTTCGGGCGTCGGTGAAGCCGCCGCGTATCTTTTCGCAAATGAAGGCGCGAATGTCGTTCTGACCGCGCGGCGGGCCACACGGCTCGAAGAGATCTGCGGGCGGATCGCGGACCAGGGCGGCAAAGCAAGCTTCATCGCCGGCGATCTCACCGATGCGGCGCTGCATAAGGCGCTGGTCGTGGAAGCTGTCCACCGGTTCGGCGGGCTTGATGCGGCCTTTAACAATGCAGGCGATCTTGGCGCCCTCGCCCCGACGGCTGAGCTAACCGACCAGGGATGGCGCGAGACGATTGAGCTCAATCTGACAGGGCATTTTCTTGCCGCGCGGGCGCAGATCCCGGCCCTGCTTGAAAGCGGGCATGGCTCGCTGATCTTCACGTCGAGCTTTGTCGGCCCCGAGGTCGGGTTTCCTTCCATGGCCGCCTATGCCGCCGCGAAAGCAGGACTTGTCGGGCTGATGCGCGTGATTTCCTCCGAATACGCCCCAATGGGCTTGCGCGCCAATGCGATCCTTTCGGGCGGCATCGATACGCCGATGGGCCGGGAGTCTGCGAACAGCCCGGAGGCTATGGATTACGTGAAGAACCTGCACGCGCTTAAGCGGATCGCTGCGCCTGAAGAGATTGCGAATGCCGCGCTTTATCTGGCCTCGGATCTGTCGAGTTTCGTGACCGGCACGGCCCACTCGGTCGAAGGCGGGGTCACGACCAGCCGGACATGATCAGCGGCCGACTTTCTTGAGGAGTTTCGGGACCACCGTGTCGGGCACGAAGGAAGAGATATCCCCGCCGAGCCGGGCGATTTCCTTGACCAGTTTCGAGGCAATCGCCTGGTAGCGGGCATCCGCCATCAGAAAGACGGTCTCGATTTCCTCATTCAGAAATGAGTTCATGCCGACCATCTGGAATTCATATTCGAAGTCGGAAACCGCCCGTAAGCCTCGGATGATGACATCGGCCTTACAGTCCTCCGCGAAGCTCATCAGCAGATCATCGAAGGGTTTGACGACGATGTTGGCACGCTGGCCCTCATCCATGCCGTCAAGCGCTTCCTTGATCATCTCGACCCGCTCATCGAGGTCGAAGAGCGGTCCTTTGTCCTCATTGATCGCGACCCCGATGATCAACGTATCGACGAGCTTCACCGCCCGGCGGATAATATCCGTATGCCCCAGCGTGATCGGGTCAAACGTGCCAGGATAGAGGCCGGTGAGTGAGGTCATATCGGATCTCTTGAGATGGCTGCATCATAAGTAGAAGATGAAACCTTCAACGCCTCACCTCCGTCACTTACAATGAGATACTCCTTAGGCACATTATTTAACACAAGCAATGCAGGGATGTAGGCATCCCTCAGAATGCGCCGTAATTTGTTCACGCTATTACCGTTATTTGAAACAAAGTCCATGCTCGTGGGGTCTTCAATAGTCAACAGTTCCTTCACCTTATCTACCGCTCTCCCATAGTCATCTGCTATTTCCGAAGATATCACAGGAAACAATAAGAACTGTCGACGACCTAAAAGTGACCGCGCGTCACTCACCTTATTAGTCACTTCCTTCCGAGCTTCAGGGGAGTCTTCAGACTCCTGAAAAACATTTAGAGACTGGAGTATTTTGGCTTGTACCTTGCTGAGACGTACAATTGCTGCACGCGGCTTGTTAGGGATCGCCAATATCATACTAATGAGCAAAAATAACAATCCTAGCGTCAAGTCTCCAGCGTACTCGTCAAAAAGATTTTCTCTCCCCCCTCCATCTATTATCAGCAATATCAGTAAACAGACAGCTGCAGAGCTACCCAGTAATAATATCCTAACACCAAACCCGACTTGTCGCATTTATTTCCCCCGACAAAACAAGACTAAATCTCTTCGGCTTCCTCGCCAGCTTCACCGCCCTCACCTTCAGGGACATGCTCGACAGAGACGACATGCTCGTCCTCGCGGGTGGTGATGATCTTCACGCCTTGCGTGTTCCGGCCCGCAATGCGGATATCATGGACGGGTGTACGGATGAGCTGGCCGCCATTGGTGACCAGCATGATCTCATCGGCATTCTCGACCGGGAAGGAGGCAACGACCTTGCCGTTCCGGTCACTGGTGACGATGCCGATAATGCCCTTCCCGCCCCGGCCGGATGTCCGGTACTCAAAGGAAGAAGAGCGCTTGCCGTAGCCGTTTTCGGTGACCGCGAGGATGAACTGCTCGGCCGCCTCCATTTGGGCGATGCGCTCAGGGCTGAGCGCGGCTTCGCCGCCTTCAGTCTCGGCATCCGAGCCTTCCGTTTCACCTTCACCTGCCGCACGCCGCATGGCCGCGGAGTGCTTGAGATAGGCGCGGGCCTCTTCAGGCGTCGTGTCGAGATGGCGCAGGATTGCCATCGACATCACCCGGTCCATGCCGAATTTCTCACCCTCTGAGAGGCGGATACCGCGCACCCCGGTACTCGTCCGGCCACTGAAGACACGGACTGCATCCACGGGGAAGCGGATCGTATTGCCGTGCTGGGTCGTCAGGAGGAAGTCATCTTCTTCCCGCGCGATCGCCACACCGACCAGCGTGTCGCCTTCGTCTAGCTTCATGGCGATCTTGCCGGCTTTGTTGATCTGCGTGAAGTCCGAGAGCTTGTTGCGCCGGACATTCCCGCTGGCCGTGGCAAAGACAATATCCATCTCCGCCCACTGATCTTCATCAGTCGGCAGCGGCAGAATATTCGTCACACGCTCATCCTGCTCAAGCGGCAGGAGATTGATGAACGCCTTGCCGCGTGAGGTGGGCGCGCCTTCCGGCAGCCGCCAGAGCTTGAGCTTGTAGGCCATGCCTCTGTCGGTGAAGAATAAAAGCGGCGTATGCGTATTGCCGACAAAGAGTTGGGAGACGAAATCCTCGTCCTTCATCGCCATGCCGGAGCGGCCCTTGCCGCCGCGGCGTTGCGCCCGATAGGTGTCGAGCGCGGTCCGCTTGACGTAACCCGCATGGGTGACGGTCACGACCATCTCTTCCTGCGCGATGAGGTCTTCATCTTCCATCTCGATGGCGTCGATAAAGTCTGTCTTGCGCGGGGTCGCGAATTTCTCGCGCACCTCGGAAAGCTCTTCCTTGATGATCGTCAGCACACGGTCACGATTACGCAGGATATCGAGATAATCCGCGATTTTCTCGGCAAGGCCCTGTAATTCGTCGCCGATCTCGTCGCGGCCAAGCGCGGTCAGACGTTGCAGCCGCAGATCAAGGATCGCGCGGGCTTGCGTCTCGGAGAGCTTCAGCGTGCCATCTTCCTGCAGGGAGTGGCGCGGGTCGGCGACGAGCGCCACGAGTGGCGCAAGGTCTTTCGCCGGCCAGTTGCGCGCCATCAGTTCTTCACGCGCGGCATTAGGGTTCGGCGCCTCGCGGATCAGCTTGACGACCTCATCGATATTGGCGACCGAAATCGCAAGACCGACCAATACATGCGCGCGGTCACGCGCCTTGTTGAGCAGGAATTTCGTCCGTCTCGTGATGACGTCTTCGCGGAAATAGATGAAGCTCTTAAGGACGGAGCGCAGTGTCATCTGCTCCGGCCGTCCGCGGTTCAGTGCGAGGATGTTGTAGGAGAAGGTCGTCTGCAGCGGGGTCTGCTTGTAGAGATTGTTGAGCACAACCTCGGCATTGGCATCGCGCTTCATCTCGACGACGACGCGGATCCCCTGACGGTCGCTTTCGTCGCGCAGATCAGCAATGCCTTCGAGTTTCTTCTCGCGCACCAGCATGGCGATGCGCTCGACCATGGCAGCCTTGTTCACCTGATAGGGAATCTCGGTGATGATGACTGCATAGCGGTCCTTGCGGATCTCCTCGATCGTCGCCTTGCCGCGCATGATGACCGAGCCGCGGCCCGTCGTCAGCGCCTGACGCGCGCCAGAATGCCCAAGGATCGACGCGCCGGTCGGGAAGTCCGGACCCGGCACAATCTCAAGAAGCTCCGTGTCGGTGATTTCGGGATTATCGACCATCTGGATGGTCGCATCGACGATCTCGCCAAGGTTATGCGGCGGAATGTTGGTCGCCATCCCGACGGCGATGCCGCCCCCGCCATTGACGAGAAGGTTGGGGAATTTGGCAGGCAGGACGATGGGTTCTTTTCGTTCCCCGTCATAGGTATCCTGAAAGTCGATCGTGTCCTTGTCGATATCGTCGAGAAGGTAGTTCGCAACCTCCTCCATCCGGCATTCCGTGTACCGCATGGCCGCGGCCGGATCATTATCGATGGAGCCGAAATTCCCCTGCCCGTCGATCAGAGGCACGCGCATGGAGAAATCCTGCGCGAGGCGCACAAGCGCGTCATAGACCGCCGAATCACCATGCGGGTGATATTTACCGATCACGTCGCCGACGACGTTGGCCGATTTCCGGTGCTTCTTGTCAAAGGTGAAGCCGGTCTGCTGCATCGACCAGAGGATGCGGCGGTGAACGGGTTTGAGCCCGTCTCGCGCGTCCGGAATGGCCCGCGACACAATGACCGACATGGCATAGTCCAGATAGGACTTCTCCATCTCGTCAGTGATGGAAATCCGCCCGATTCCGGGGGGCAGCTCTCCATATCCCTTGGGGGAATCGTCGTCCTGGTTCTCGTCGGAAGGTGTGTTTTCGTCTTCGGGATCAGCCACGGGAATACTAGCGTTCTTTCGTCAGAATCATTGGAAGGCCGGGTTAGCAAAACCGTCATGGAACTGCCATGACGAAAGCGCCCCAAAGGCCCGAGAGGAGTAATAAATGTTTCGCATGATTTGCCTGTCTGCCGCCAGTTTTCTTGCAGTTTCCGCATGTGGAGGGGGCGATGAGCCCAAGCCTGTGGAAAACGCCGCCGAAGAGGCGCCCCAACCAGAACTGGCGCCTGAAATGGCAAGCGAAGAAGCTCCTGCCGAAATGGAAATGGCCGAAGAACATCACGAGCATCATGAGATCCCCGCTCCTGCCGCGGGCGAAGACATGCGCGTTGATTTCACCGGCACAGATGGCGAGGCGACCGGCGAAGCAGTCGTGGTCAGCGGCCCGCACGGCATGCTGATGCGTGTCGACCTGGTGGACCTCGAGCACGGCTTTCACGGGATGCATCTGCATCAGGTCGGGGACTGTTCGGATTTCGATGGCGGCTTCAAGCTCTCAGGCAGCCACATCAACCCGACCGGCAAAGAGCACGGCCTGATGAACCCCGCGGGGTTCGAGCTGGCCGACATCCCGAACATCTATGTCCATCATAATGGCCATGCGCGGGCGGAGATCTTCGTGGCGGGCCTGACGCTGGAAGACGCGATGGACGAGGACGGCTTTGCCATTGTCGTGCATGAGAACCCCGACGATCACATGACCCAGCCGATCGGTGGCGCTGGTGCTCGCGTCGCCTGCGCATCATTCAACGTCTTCTAATCCGATGTCCGACAACAAGACTGTCCCGACCGATGTCGACCCGAAAGAGTTTCTGAGCGCCGTCGAGCATGACCGGCGGCGCGAAGACGGCTTTGCCCTGCTCGAGATGATGAACCGGGTGACGAAACTGAAGCCGGTGATGTGGGGGCCCTCCATCATCGGATATGGTCAGTATCACTACAAATATGATTCAGGCCGCGAAGGGGATTTCTTTTATTGCGGCTTTTCTCCGCGAAAAGCGAACATGTCGCTCTATTTCATTCCCGGATATGGAACGTATAGTGAGTTTTTCACGCGCCTCGGCAAGCACAAGACGGGCGCCTCCTGCGTCTATATCAACAAGCTCGCCGACATCGACATGGGCGTGCTTGAAGAACTGACCGCCGCTTGCGTGAAACACATGAAAGCGACTTACGGCTGAGCCCCGCCCTTCCGGGCTTACGGCTCACGCGCTTTTCCCCTAAGAGCCGCTTTTCCGGCGCTTGCCGGGTCCGATCCGCAAGGGAAAGCCATCGCCCCCGTGACAAGCGCGCCGAAACATTCGCCCGCCCTGATGGGCGCCTTCTGGATGATCATGGCCGGGGTCGCCTATGCGACCGGCAATATCCTGATCCAGCAGATGACCATGGTCTTGGGC
Protein-coding regions in this window:
- the coaD gene encoding pantetheine-phosphate adenylyltransferase, translated to MTSLTGLYPGTFDPITLGHTDIIRRAVKLVDTLIIGVAINEDKGPLFDLDERVEMIKEALDGMDEGQRANIVVKPFDDLLMSFAEDCKADVIIRGLRAVSDFEYEFQMVGMNSFLNEEIETVFLMADARYQAIASKLVKEIARLGGDISSFVPDTVVPKLLKKVGR
- the gyrA gene encoding DNA gyrase subunit A — encoded protein: MADPEDENTPSDENQDDDSPKGYGELPPGIGRISITDEMEKSYLDYAMSVIVSRAIPDARDGLKPVHRRILWSMQQTGFTFDKKHRKSANVVGDVIGKYHPHGDSAVYDALVRLAQDFSMRVPLIDGQGNFGSIDNDPAAAMRYTECRMEEVANYLLDDIDKDTIDFQDTYDGERKEPIVLPAKFPNLLVNGGGGIAVGMATNIPPHNLGEIVDATIQMVDNPEITDTELLEIVPGPDFPTGASILGHSGARQALTTGRGSVIMRGKATIEEIRKDRYAVIITEIPYQVNKAAMVERIAMLVREKKLEGIADLRDESDRQGIRVVVEMKRDANAEVVLNNLYKQTPLQTTFSYNILALNRGRPEQMTLRSVLKSFIYFREDVITRRTKFLLNKARDRAHVLVGLAISVANIDEVVKLIREAPNPNAAREELMARNWPAKDLAPLVALVADPRHSLQEDGTLKLSETQARAILDLRLQRLTALGRDEIGDELQGLAEKIADYLDILRNRDRVLTIIKEELSEVREKFATPRKTDFIDAIEMEDEDLIAQEEMVVTVTHAGYVKRTALDTYRAQRRGGKGRSGMAMKDEDFVSQLFVGNTHTPLLFFTDRGMAYKLKLWRLPEGAPTSRGKAFINLLPLEQDERVTNILPLPTDEDQWAEMDIVFATASGNVRRNKLSDFTQINKAGKIAMKLDEGDTLVGVAIAREEDDFLLTTQHGNTIRFPVDAVRVFSGRTSTGVRGIRLSEGEKFGMDRVMSMAILRHLDTTPEEARAYLKHSAAMRRAAGEGETEGSDAETEGGEAALSPERIAQMEAAEQFILAVTENGYGKRSSSFEYRTSGRGGKGIIGIVTSDRNGKVVASFPVENADEIMLVTNGGQLIRTPVHDIRIAGRNTQGVKIITTREDEHVVSVEHVPEGEGGEAGEEAEEI
- a CDS encoding superoxide dismutase family protein, translating into MFRMICLSAASFLAVSACGGGDEPKPVENAAEEAPQPELAPEMASEEAPAEMEMAEEHHEHHEIPAPAAGEDMRVDFTGTDGEATGEAVVVSGPHGMLMRVDLVDLEHGFHGMHLHQVGDCSDFDGGFKLSGSHINPTGKEHGLMNPAGFELADIPNIYVHHNGHARAEIFVAGLTLEDAMDEDGFAIVVHENPDDHMTQPIGGAGARVACASFNVF
- a CDS encoding DUF1801 domain-containing protein translates to MSDNKTVPTDVDPKEFLSAVEHDRRREDGFALLEMMNRVTKLKPVMWGPSIIGYGQYHYKYDSGREGDFFYCGFSPRKANMSLYFIPGYGTYSEFFTRLGKHKTGASCVYINKLADIDMGVLEELTAACVKHMKATYG